The following coding sequences lie in one Lolium perenne isolate Kyuss_39 chromosome 2, Kyuss_2.0, whole genome shotgun sequence genomic window:
- the LOC127330127 gene encoding bisdemethoxycurcumin synthase has protein sequence MASTLATMGEIRRLQRADGPAAVLAIGTANPPNCVSQDEYPDFYFRVTKSEHLTDLKHKLKTMCQNTSTEKRFFHHTEELLNAHPHFLDRGQPSLDDRLEIAAAAAPELAASAAAKAIAEWGRPATDITHLIVSTNSGAHAPGADLRLASLLGLRASVQRTMLHLNGCSAGSASLRLAKDLAENNRGARVLVACVELTIVAFRGPEDACPHTLIGQATFGDGAGAVVVGADAVEPVERPLFEMVSASQTVVPGTDHVLTMRLTEGGLDGHLLTRELIPIAAENIELCLSGAFGQIGVGVEWNDLFWAVHPGMRAILDHIDRALALEPGKLAASRTVLREYGNMLGATLIFVLDEQRRRMEEDGEGGEWGVMMGFGLGFTIETMVLHATSNLKKN, from the exons ATGGCAAGCACCCTGGCCACCATGGGCGAGATCAGGCGTCTGCAGCGCGCAGACGGGCCTGCGGCCGTGCTAGCCATCGGCACAGCGAATCCGCCGAACTGCGTGTCCCAGGACGAGTACCCGGACTTCTACTTCCGAGTCACCAAGAGCGAACACCTCACGGACCTCAAACACAAACTTAAGACAATGT GCCAAAATACCAGCACGGAGAAGCGTTTCTTTCATCACACCGAGGAGCTGCTCAACGCCCATCCCCACTTCCTCGATCGCGGACAGCCGTCCCTCGACGATCGGTTGGAGATTGCAGCTGCCGCTGCTCCAGAGCTCGCCGCATCAGCTGCGGCGAAGGCCATAGCAGAGTGGGGCCGCCCGGCCACCGACATCACCCACCTCATCGTCAGCACCAACTCTGGCGCGCACGCCCCGGGCGCCGACCTCCGCCTAGCTTCTCTCCTCGGTCTCCGCGCGTCCGTCCAGCGCACGATGCTCCACCTCAACGGCTGCTCCGCCGGCTCGGCTTCGCTGCGCCTCGCCAAGGACCTCGCGGAGAACAACCGTGGCGCGCGCGTCCTGGTGGCCTGCGTCGAGCTCACCATCGTCGCCTTCCGTGGCCCGGAGGACGCCTGCCCCCACACCCTTATCGGCCAGGCGACGTTTGGCGACGGCGCAGGCGCGGTCGTCGTCGGCGCTGATGCCGTGGAACCCGTCGAACGTCCGCTCTTCGAGATGGTATCCGCTTCGCAGACTGTGGTTCCAGGCACCGACCATGTCCTCACCATGCGGCTCACGGAAGGGGGCCTCGACGGGCACCTCCTCACCAGGGAGCTGATACCCATAGCGGCTGAAAACATCGAGCTGTGCCTGTCGGGCGCGTTCGGGCAGATTGGAGTTGGCGTTGAATGGAACGACCTCTTCTGGGCGGTCCACCCCGGCATGCGTGCAATCCTGGACCACATCGACAGGGCTCTTGCGTTGGAACCGGGGAAGCTGGCAGCGAGCAGGACTGTGCTAAGAGAGTACGGCAACATGCTTGGCGCCACGCTGATCTTCGTGCTCGATGAGCAACGGCGCCGAATGGAGGAGGACGGAGAAGGGGGCGAGTGGGGTGTCATGATGGGATTTGGACTGGGGTTCACTATTGAGACCATGGTGCTGCATGCTACTAGCAACCTCAAGAAAAATTAA
- the LOC127333263 gene encoding uncharacterized protein gives MGKQQKMQSFFKRKRDEEVEEHTAAPNDLALVVFVNQTQGEDGQQNQMQDEEAMQDEEEQENPSSQEEEEQQATGQVIFRGIDFLERDPALRPQIWQYPPNQRDDVRRAYLRLGPMQPKLKKYKATGIQGQKRRFQYSYFSHFPSWLEYSESSGCAYCLFCFIFSKNIKKRGGFDVFTTQGFDRWKKVHDGKKCAFLTHMGSNPCSQHNNAVRDCQALLNQPNHLANILEVKSKEGKQKDRLRLKTTIACVKWLTFQSCALRGHDERPESRNRGNFLEMQKLLAEFCPDIAAVIDGNAPQVCKYNSHEIQNEILGIYAMKVREHIRAEIGDSKYSILVDETCDVSKREQMALVFRFVDKDGYSQERFFHVIHVANTKSHTLKRELSSVLSKHGFDVQNMRGQGYDGASNMKGELNGLQALFIKDCPYAYYVHCYAHRLQLALVGAAKDVVPVTQFFQKLLFIINTVDSSSKRHDELHDAQVDEIARLLAIDQIETGQGANQIRSLKRPGETRWGSHLGSVSSLMHLFNPVKLVLEKLAADSTAGANRADGDTAFTYLTSFEFVFILYMMREILETSEDLGKALQKKTQDIVNAVRLVHSTKVLLEDMRSDEGWEVFILKVIEFCAEHDMDIPDMEATYILRGGRARRQPDHFTTERYFRVEIYRATIDSQLTELNLRFNEKVMDLLSISVTLIPRHGFTSFSAKELCKMVEKYYPADFTQQERYGLELQLNRFVVDAKNSEELRKPATITSLCRCLVETGRDRIYNWLDRLLRLLVTLPVSTASAERAFSSLKIIKSRLRNRMEDDFLADSMLLQIEREIASKIPYEDIIADFKAKKNRRAFL, from the coding sequence ATGGGGAAGCAACAGAAAATGCAATCGTTTTTTAAAAGAAAACGAGATGAAGAAGTTGAAGAACATACAGCAGCTCCTAATGATCTGGCATTGGTGGTGTTTGTAAATCAAACACAAGGTGAAGATGGACAACAAAATCAGATGCAAGATGAAGAAGCGATGCAAGATGAAGAAGAGCAAGAAAATCCTAGtagtcaagaagaagaagagcaacaaGCAACCGGACAAGTGATATTTCGCGGAATTGATTTTCTGGAGAGAGATCCCGCATTGCGTCCACAAATCTGGCAATACCCTCCGAACCAGAGAGATGATGTGCGGAGAGCATACTTGAGGTTGGGTCCTATGCAGCCTAAACTCAAGAAATATAAAGCTACCGGAATACAAGGGCAAAAAAGGCGTTTTCAGTACAGCTATTTCAGTCATTTCCCATCATGGCTAGAGTATTCAGAGAGTAGTGGCTGTGCATATTGTCTGTTTTGCTTCATTTTCAGCAAAAATATAAAGAAGAGAGGTGGCTTTGATGTCTTCACAACACAAGGTTTTGATAGGTGGAAGAAAGTTCATGATGGAAAGAAGTGTGCATTTTTAACTCACATGGGATCAAATCCTTGCTCACAACACAACAATGCAGTGAGAGATTGCCAAGCTTTATTGAATCAACCAAATCATTTAGCAAATATTTTAGAGGTGAAGAGCAAAGAGGGGAAACAAAAGGACCGTTTAAGACTGAAAACGACGATTGCTTGTGTTAAGTGGCTCACATTTCAGTCTTGTGCTTTAAGAGGCCATGATGAGAGACCGGAGTCAAGAAATAGAGGAAACTTTCTTGAAATGCAGAAACTTCTTGCAGAATTTTGTCCTGATATTGCAGCTGTAATCGATGGGAATGCTCCACAAGTTTGCAAGTACAATTCTCATGAAATACAAAATGAGATCTTGGGAATTTATGCTATGAAAGTCAGGGAGCATATTAGAGCAGAAATTGGAGACTCCAAGTACTCTATTCTTGTGGATGAAACATGTGACGTCTCCAAAAGAGAGCAGATGGCACTAGTTTTCAGGTTTGTTGATAAAGATGGTTATTCACAGGAAAGGTTCTTTCATGTCATACATGTGGCCAACACAAAATCACATACACTAAAAAGGGAGTTGTCTTCAGTACTATCCAAGCATGGATTTGATGTACAGAATATGCGAGGCCAAGGGTACGACGGGGCCAGCAATATGAAGGGGGAGTTGAATGGGTTGCAGGCTCTTTTTATTAAAGATTGCCCCTATGCATATTATGTTCATTGCTATGCGCATCGATTACAACTTGCCCTTGTTGGTGCAGCAAAGGATGTGGTTCCTGTCACTCAGTTTTTCCAGAAGCTTCTCTTTATTATAAACACAGTTGACTCCTCTTCAAAGCGACATGACGAGTTGCATGATGCCCAAGTGGATGAGATTGCACGTTTGCTAGCTATTGATCAGATTGAGACAGGTCAAGGAGCTAATCAGATTCGCTCATTGAAGCGACCAGGAGAGACTAGATGGGGTTCCCATTTAGGTTCTGTTTCTAGTCTTATGCACTTGTTTAATCCAGTCAAACTTGTTTTAGAAAAACTAGCTGCAGATTCAACGGCAGGAGCAAACCGGGCTGATGGAGACACCGCTTTCACCTACTTAACCTCCTTTGAGTTTGTATTTATCCTATACATGATGAGAGAAATACTGGAAACCAGTGAAGATCTTGGAAAGGCTTTACAGAAGAAAACACAAGACATAGTAAATGCAGTTCGTCTAGTTCATTCCACAAAAGTTCTTCTAGAAGATATGAGATCAGATGAAGGATGGGAAGTTTTTATTCTGAAGGTTATTGAGTTCTGTGCGGAGCATGACATGGATATTCCAGACATGGAGGCAACATACATTTTGCGTGGTGGGCGTGCCCGTCGTCAACCTGATCATTTTACTACTGAAAGGTATTTCCGAGTCGAGATATATCGAGCAACAATTGACAGCCAACTCACTGAATTGAATCTCAGGTTCAATGAGAAAGTGATGGATCTTTTATCCATTAGTGTCACACTCATACCTAGACATGGATTTACATCTTTCAGTGCTAAAGAATTatgtaaaatggtggagaaatattATCCCGCTGACTTTACACAACAAGAGAGGTATGGTTTAGAGCTTCAATTGAACCGATTTGTTGTGGATGCTAAAAACAGTGAAGAATTGAGGAAGCCTGCAACCATTACATCTTTATGTCGATGCCTTGTTGAGACGGGACGGGATAGAATCTATAATTGGCTTGACCGGTTGCTTCGATTGCTTGTTACTCTCCCGGTTTCTACAGCAAGCGCTGAGCGCGCTTTCTCTAGCTTGAAGATTATCAAATCAAGGCTGCGCAACCGAATGGAAGACGATTTTCTTGCAGATAGCATGCTGCTACAAATAGAACGGGAAATTGCTTCAAAAATTCCATATGAAGATATAATTGCTGATTTCAAAGCCAAGAAGAACCGAAGAGCATTTCTCTAG